A genomic window from Streptomyces sp. PCS3-D2 includes:
- a CDS encoding FtsK/SpoIIIE domain-containing protein, translating into MMHRTRSGARHLAIYLAHWAGAHTVSNEELLRRIVKARAEAHQEKLEEHRRLARKAFKTVEKYTRIAEEDGGLTPSAKATLKAAKFEADRNTAALRALGEFVVPNLDPGQVRHRRHRIAAARCTVLAAPAAGIVTLSVTTTWWAAPAAALLGAFGSWARGPRPFQLTTRPVPAELIAETPHVLPPAPTQPVVNSEALPAMPPMPVGPPPGAGAEPDPEPLVDAISEALAACRVIPAGRKVDLLEKPDVQAGHWSAVVRLPNTTGAEFGDVLKARSKVAAELGLDMARLHVEQVKGADGKTVRLIGFDVDPLAEVRLCTADMLADVDVWERGIPVAVDVFGRLLYLRLQDVSILLGGSSRSGKGAALRLIIAGCLLDARVRLHLIDGKHPGQFRWSQLAQTYIYNPKTRAEEAKKKLAGLVAEMASRAGRLASLGIESLAERPDLVGTEGLTLEVVVVDEVSVFTGDPKHGAAITRDLAELAQRGLAFGIILVLATQLNDTTVLPKKITGNVVWRWCMYTTDADDSNTILGKGAAGRGWSTHLLDPNQRGSGILRRDGGFTTLRSLWLDGADMAEVQDMVRALRVQGAVPPPPKPTPQPAPQPAPAAEATDWTVLDRWLTEAAPAPTTQAGPDPKAQAFDLIRQAGPQGIKRAAVADAIGAPANTVGGWLKAWTEQGLIQALGASPHTRYAATDAATDGRQ; encoded by the coding sequence ACGAAGAACTCCTGCGCCGCATCGTCAAGGCCCGCGCCGAGGCCCACCAGGAGAAGCTGGAGGAGCACCGGCGCCTGGCCCGCAAGGCGTTCAAGACCGTCGAGAAGTACACCCGCATCGCCGAGGAGGACGGGGGCCTGACCCCGTCCGCCAAGGCCACGCTCAAGGCCGCGAAGTTCGAGGCCGACCGCAACACGGCCGCCCTTCGGGCGCTGGGCGAGTTCGTGGTCCCCAACCTCGACCCGGGCCAGGTCCGCCACCGCCGGCACCGGATCGCCGCCGCGCGCTGCACGGTCCTCGCCGCCCCGGCCGCCGGGATCGTGACCCTCTCGGTCACCACCACGTGGTGGGCCGCCCCGGCCGCCGCGCTCCTGGGGGCCTTCGGCTCCTGGGCGCGCGGCCCGCGCCCCTTCCAGCTCACCACCCGCCCCGTCCCGGCCGAGCTCATCGCCGAGACCCCCCACGTCCTTCCGCCCGCCCCCACGCAGCCCGTTGTCAACAGCGAGGCCCTGCCCGCCATGCCCCCCATGCCGGTTGGGCCGCCCCCCGGCGCCGGAGCCGAGCCGGACCCCGAGCCGCTGGTCGACGCGATCTCCGAGGCCCTGGCCGCGTGCCGGGTCATCCCCGCAGGCCGCAAGGTCGACCTGCTGGAGAAGCCCGACGTCCAGGCCGGTCACTGGTCCGCCGTCGTACGCCTGCCCAACACCACCGGCGCCGAGTTCGGTGACGTCCTCAAGGCCCGCTCCAAGGTCGCGGCCGAACTCGGCCTCGACATGGCCCGCCTGCACGTCGAGCAGGTCAAGGGCGCGGACGGCAAGACCGTGCGCCTGATCGGCTTCGACGTCGACCCGCTCGCCGAGGTCCGGCTGTGCACCGCGGACATGCTCGCCGACGTCGACGTCTGGGAGCGCGGGATCCCCGTCGCCGTCGACGTCTTCGGCCGCCTCCTCTACCTCCGGCTCCAGGACGTCTCGATCCTCCTCGGCGGGTCCTCGCGCTCCGGCAAGGGCGCCGCCCTGCGGCTGATCATCGCCGGATGCCTCCTGGATGCCCGCGTCCGCCTGCACCTGATCGACGGCAAGCACCCCGGACAGTTCCGCTGGTCCCAGCTCGCCCAGACGTACATCTACAACCCGAAGACCCGGGCGGAGGAGGCCAAGAAGAAGCTCGCCGGACTCGTCGCCGAGATGGCGTCGCGCGCCGGCCGCTTGGCCTCCCTGGGCATCGAGTCGCTCGCCGAGCGCCCCGACCTCGTCGGCACCGAGGGCCTCACCCTCGAAGTCGTCGTCGTGGACGAGGTGTCCGTCTTCACCGGCGACCCCAAGCACGGCGCCGCGATCACCCGCGACCTCGCCGAGCTCGCCCAGCGAGGTCTCGCGTTCGGGATCATCCTCGTCCTGGCCACCCAGCTCAACGACACGACCGTCCTCCCGAAGAAGATCACCGGCAACGTCGTCTGGCGCTGGTGCATGTACACCACCGACGCCGACGACTCGAACACGATCCTCGGCAAGGGCGCCGCCGGACGCGGCTGGTCCACCCACCTCCTCGACCCGAACCAGCGCGGTTCCGGCATCCTGCGCCGCGACGGCGGGTTCACCACGCTGCGCTCGCTGTGGCTCGACGGGGCCGACATGGCCGAGGTCCAGGACATGGTGCGCGCGCTCCGCGTGCAGGGCGCCGTCCCCCCGCCGCCGAAGCCGACCCCGCAGCCCGCCCCGCAGCCGGCCCCCGCGGCCGAGGCCACCGACTGGACGGTTCTCGACCGCTGGCTCACCGAGGCCGCCCCCGCCCCGACCACCCAGGCCGGGCCCGACCCCAAGGCCCAGGCGTTCGACCTCATCCGGCAGGCCGGACCCCAGGGGATAAAGCGCGCGGCCGTCGCCGACGCGATCGGCGCCCCCGCGAACACGGTCGGCGGGTGGCTCAAGGCGTGGACCGAGCAGGGCCTGATCCAGGCCCTCGGAGCGTCCCCGCACACCCGCTACGCCGCCACCGACGCGGCTACTGACGGCCGTCAGTAG